The following are from one region of the Magallana gigas chromosome 4, xbMagGiga1.1, whole genome shotgun sequence genome:
- the LOC105324582 gene encoding kinesin-like protein KIF3A: MMEIYNEDVFDLSEELEKNKQRTKLKIAENKAINLRSLSVSNQEEVASFLEKGYRNRSIAATKMNAHSSRAHTIVTIYVKQIQSNAKATLSSQISIVDLAGSERVGKSKATGKRLKEGAKINTSLLHLGNVIRTLAKKPGHQNEKPIYRDSKLTLLLKDSLGGNSKTVMASTK, from the exons ATGATGGAGATATACAATGAAGATGTGTTTGATTTATCTGAGGAGCTCGaaaagaataaacaaagaacaaaacTTAAAATAGCTGAAAACAAGG CAATCAATCTTCGTTCCCTTTCTGTGTCTAACCAAGAGGAGGTTGCCAGTTTTTTGGAAAAAGGCTACAGAAACAGAAGCATTGCGGCAACAAAAATGAACGCACATAGTAGCAGAGCCCATACAATTGTCACCATTTACGTGAAGCAAATACAATCGAATGCAAAAGCAACGTTGTCATCTCAGATAAGTATTGTGGACTTAGCTGGAAG TGAAAGAGTGGGTAAATCTAAAGCTACAGGAAAGCGACTGAAAGAGGGAGCAAAGATAAACACATCTCTATTGCATCTAGGGAATGTTATCAGAA CGTTGGCGAAGAAACCTGgacatcaaaatgaaaaac caatatatagggactcaaaaCTTACACTGCTCCTAAAGGACTCGCTTGGAGGAAACAGCAAGACTGTCATGGCAAGTAcaaaatga